CCGCTGGCCTATGCGTCCGCGCCCTCGCGGCTGGGGATATTCGGATTGATTTGTCTTGATTAGTCCACCTTTCCCTCGGGCCGTAGGCCGTAGGCCGACGTCGCGGTGGCGCATCTTAGGGCCTGGGGGATCGTTTTCCGCCGAATATTTGATGTTCCCTGCCCTCTTGGTGGCCAGTGGGTAGCGTCTGCCGTCATCCCCTCGGCCGGAGTTGTGAAGCCGGCCGAGGTCGTCGAGAGCCGAGGGAGCGAGTACTGATGGTGAGTGTGGAGACGTCTCTGAAGGAGGCGATGACCTCGATCGAGGGGAGCGTGGGGGCCGCGCTGGTCGACTACACGAGTGGCATGGCCCTCGGAATGCTGGGCGGAGGAAAAGACCTCGACCTCACGGTGGCCGCAGCCGGGAACACCGATGTGATCCGGGCCAAGATCCGCACCATGGAGATGCTGGGTATCAGTGGGGAGATCGAGGACGTTCTGATCACCCTCGGCAGCCAGTACCACCTCATCCGGCTGCTCAAGGGGCGCGGGGGTAACGGCCTGTTCCTCTACATCGTCCTGGACAAGGGCAGGGCGAACCTGGCCATGGCCAGGCACCAGCTCAAGCGCATCGAGGCGGATCTGGAGTTGTAACCGCGCTCCTGCTTCCAGGCTCCGCATGCCCACGAGTTGAAAAACTCTTCAACTCGGCACATCTGAATGTGATCAGCCAGGGGCGAGCCGGAGCCAGGAGGCGGGAGGATGGCTGGAGCCAGGCATCGAGGATCTGGCAGGCCTGGCTGCCAGCTCATGAAAGTCGAACCCGGGTGGGAGTGTTGTCGCATGCAGGTGCCGCTGTACCAGGCCAAGGCGGAGTTCTTCCGCATGCTCGGGCATCCCGTCCGCATCCGCGTACTGGAACTGCTCCAGAACGGCCCCGTACCCGTACGTGAACTGCTGAACGAGATCGAGATCGAACCGTCCAACCTCTCCCAACAGCTCGCGGTGCTGCGCCGATCCGGCATCGTGGTCTCCATCCGTGACGGCTCCACCGTCAACTACGCCCTCGCCGGCGGCGACGTGGCGGAACTCCTGCGGGCCGCACGACGCATCCTCACCGAACTGCTGGCAGGACAGAGCGAGCTGCTCGCTGAACTTCGACACGCCGACTCGTCCGTGCACACGAGTCCGCCCACGCTGTGACGGCCAGGCCCTCGGCCGGCCGCCTTCGGAGGGAGGAGGCCAAGCCGATCGGCCCTACGGGCTGTTGACCGAGGGCCGAACGTTCTCAAGGGCATCGACCGCGCCTCCGGCGGCCGGAACGAAGCGGTGAAGGGCGCTCTGGGCGGGGTCCGGCGGCGGGATGCGGGACGGCCGCGTGACGGCCCCGCAGAACGCCGTCAAGGGACACCGGCCTTGCCGTGCGGCACGGATTCCGTGACGTCGGCCAGGGAGACGGTCTCAAGGCCGTCATCACCAGGCGGGATACTTGCCTGATGGACGCATCGAGGACTTCCTGGATCAACACGACGCATGATTGGTCCGGCCTTGTTGATGCCGATCATCTGACGCATATCCGGCAGAGGCCTGCGGAGTTCGCTCCGGACGGACCTTGGCACCTCGTCCTTGAGGTGCTTGCCTATGCCGCCGATGAAGTGTCGAGCAAGGGCGGGGGAATCTGCGTCGTCGTTCTCCATCCCGACGGTTCCCTGGCCGTCCGGGATGACGGACGGGGCACCGACACCCGCGTGGACGAGCACGGCCGGAGCGTGAAGAAGCCGGTCATGGCTACGAAGGATCTCCGGTTCTTCGATTCCCCGCAGGTCGAGGCGCTGCTGGACGGCCATCCTCGGCGCGGCATGTCAGTGGTTGCGGCGCTGAGCGAGTGGCTCGCCCATACCAATCGCCGCCTGGACGGGTCCTGGACCCAGCGCTACGAACATGGCGTGCCCGTCACTGATCTCGAACCCATCGAGGTCGACGGCACGACCGGGACGCTGGTCCATTTCAAACCGGACGGGTCGTTGGGTTCGGTCACCGTTCCGGCGGCCGACGACCTGCCGCGCTTGGCCACGGTCTGGCCGCATCTGAAGGTCCAGGTCGATGACCGGCGCAATGACTGACGGACTTGGGGACGGCGACCGGTCTCTCGTCGCAAGGATCAAGCTCGCGCGAAGGACTACGCCCTCCTGGGATGGCCTTGTGCAGGGCGTGTGCGCAGTGCATCCGCCCGACGATCGGCGGCTTCGGTGCACCATGTGATGACGCGATCGGTGAGGGCGGCGATCGAGTAATTGATTTTGGTGTGGACGCCTTCGGGTCCGACGAACAGAGCCTTGAAGGGCCACGGCCCCTCCAAGTGACCCACGTGTTCCTCGGTGTCGTCGGTCAGGATCGCCGTGTGTCCGGCGTCCAGGGTGACGACCCAGTAGGCGCCGCCGTCCTCAAGGTCTTCGAACACCTGTATTCGGGCTGCGTCGATACCCGCCCCCAGGAGTGCTCTGAGCACTCCGTAGCGATGGGGAGCGTCCCGGGGATCCTGCCTCTCCCACCACGTCACCTTGGTCGCGGCGGACGGCACTTGCGCCGGCCGGGTGAGCTCTCCTTCGGGGCGGTCGGCGGCGTCTTCTGCGTTCATGTGGAGGGCCCCTTCGTAACGGTCGTACCGGGGCCCACAACCTTGCCGCACGGATCCCCTGCTCCACCATCGTCCAGCCGGTCCGGTCCGGACCGGACCGTTCGTTTCCACGTGGCACGGAGTTCCGATCCGTTGAGGGCCTTTCGCACCCAGCAGTGCCCTGGGATCCGGACCCGCATCCGGGCCTGCGCCCCTGAACCGGCTTGGGGGTGGTGTGGGGGGCGGCCCGGGGTTGGTCCCCGATGTGGCGCGTGAGCGCCGTCCATAGTGTCATGACCATGTCGAAAAATGGGAACGACGGGACCGGCGGCAAGCCTCGGATGCCGCGTTGGAAGCGCGGACGGCGGCCTCCTCGAAGCCCCGTACACGACCAGTCGCCTGCGCCTGTCGCCAGGGGAGCGCGCGGAGATCGTCCTACGGATGCAGCCGGGCGAACAGAGCGTCCTGCGCTCCTACCCCCTGGACGCCGGCCTGGACTTCTGGAACCAGCGCTTCGGGGGCGGAGACGACTCGTTCGACGTGATGCAGCTGCGTGCGGCGCCCACCCTGAGGCCGTCGGCGGAGTTGCCGGGGGCACTGGTGGGATCGGTGCTCCCCACCGGTGAGGACTCGGCCCGCAGCCGCTTCTTCGAGCTCGAGATGTCCGGCATCAACGGCCGGAAGATGGACATGTCCCGGGTGGACGAGACGGTCACCCGCGGGACGGCCGAGACCTGGACCCTCCGCAACAACGACGGGATGCCGCACAACTTCCACGTCCACGACGTCCAGTTCC
Above is a genomic segment from Streptomyces sp. NBC_01233 containing:
- a CDS encoding ArsR/SmtB family transcription factor, which produces MQVPLYQAKAEFFRMLGHPVRIRVLELLQNGPVPVRELLNEIEIEPSNLSQQLAVLRRSGIVVSIRDGSTVNYALAGGDVAELLRAARRILTELLAGQSELLAELRHADSSVHTSPPTL
- a CDS encoding multicopper oxidase domain-containing protein — protein: MGTTGPAASLGCRVGSADGGLLEAPYTTSRLRLSPGERAEIVLRMQPGEQSVLRSYPLDAGLDFWNQRFGGGDDSFDVMQLRAAPTLRPSAELPGALVGSVLPTGEDSARSRFFELEMSGINGRKMDMSRVDETVTRGTAETWTLRNNDGMPHNFHVHDVQFRILDINGAAPPPPLRGPKDTVFIPSGSTVRIALRFDGPADPDTPYMYHCHLLYHEDRGMMGQFVVVDPGRPAAAPKPPPTSNSHQQYN
- a CDS encoding ATP-binding protein yields the protein MDASRTSWINTTHDWSGLVDADHLTHIRQRPAEFAPDGPWHLVLEVLAYAADEVSSKGGGICVVVLHPDGSLAVRDDGRGTDTRVDEHGRSVKKPVMATKDLRFFDSPQVEALLDGHPRRGMSVVAALSEWLAHTNRRLDGSWTQRYEHGVPVTDLEPIEVDGTTGTLVHFKPDGSLGSVTVPAADDLPRLATVWPHLKVQVDDRRND